In the genome of Thermodesulfovibrionales bacterium, the window TTCATTATCCTCGATCATTTTTCTGAATTCTCCTTCATCCACAAAGGTATAGTCCCGGTCACTCACCTCACGGGGGCGGGGAAACCTCGTGGTATACGAAACGGAATGTCCTATGTCGGGAAGCTCACTGATAAGCTGCCGGCAGAGCGTCGTCTTACCGGCCCCAGAAGGCGCTGAGACGACGAAGAGGTTACCGCTCTTCTTCCTGATCATCAACCCGATCCCGGTGTTCGGAAAATCTCAGGTCCTTCGGCATCCCGTCGGCGCCCCTGAAGTCATGGAACCGTTGGGTTATCGTCTCTGTCTGGAGGGCGCTGAGGATGATATGGTCGCTGTCGGTAACGATGATCGACCGCGTCCTCCGTCCTTCCGTAGCGTCCAGCAGTTTTCCCCGTTTCTTCGCCTCGTCCCTCAAGCGTTTCATAGGTGATGAACCGGGCGTTATTATCGCGACCACCCTTGCAGCAGAAACGACGTTGCCGAAACCTATGTTCACTAGTATCGGACTTAAGTCTCTTTTCATCTCTTTCCACCCTCTCCTATTGAAGATTCTGAGCCTGTTCCCTCATCTTTTCGAGCTCCGCCTTTATCTCGATCGAAAGATTCGTGATCCGGTAGTCATTCACCTTCGAGGCCACCGTATTCACTTCCCGGTTCAACTCCTGCAGGAGGAACTCTATCTTCCTTCCCACGGAATCACCGTTGGACAGGATCTCCTTCACCTGCGCAACGTGCGAGTGGACCCTCGTTATCTCCTCACTGATATCGGTCTTCTCGGCCATAATCGCGGCCTCCTGGAGCACCCTGCCCTCGTCATACTGAACTTCCCCGAAAAGGTCATGGAGTCTCTCGATGAAC includes:
- a CDS encoding DUF370 domain-containing protein; protein product: MKRDLSPILVNIGFGNVVSAARVVAIITPGSSPMKRLRDEAKKRGKLLDATEGRRTRSIIVTDSDHIILSALQTETITQRFHDFRGADGMPKDLRFSEHRDRVDDQEEER